From Cervus elaphus chromosome 10, mCerEla1.1, whole genome shotgun sequence:
TTGACTCTAGATGACCTTTACAGTTGGGTCTTTATGAAGCCACAGACCTAGCCCTCCAGGGATAAGTCTTATAGATACAATTTATAGACACAGAGAAATACATCTCGGTTTAAAAATTcccaataaaacattatttatgcAGATAGTTAACTGCTAACCTGTGTTTCTTTACAAGGTTTGAAGGAGAAGTTCTGCAGGACTCTGACAAGAGCAAGTTTCATATTCATGATGGCAAACCTCATACCAATGCAATTTCGGGGTCCAGTTCCAAAAGGCAGGTATACATAAGGATTTATGCTGTCCTTGTTCTTCTTATTGAACCTGAATCCACAACAGTAGATGAAACAagtgaatgaaacagaaaaatcacagGAGCTTCAGGTCTGAAGTTTTAACTTAAACCCTCAACCAGTAGCATAAGGGAGACTCCTGTGGGTGGGTGACTGAATCCTGCTGTGGTGATTTTGCTGTGAGAAAGGTAAGCCCCAAAGCCTTCCCATTCCCCAGATCCTACAGGAGCTTTCAGTCTGGGTGATAAAATAAGATGAAGGCTGTTTAAAGAAAATGTATCTATAAATATGAAATTTACAATCAAGTTGCTGAGATGCTCACGCTTTGAAAGGCAGTTAGGAAATGAGACTGATTGAAGGAAGAGTGGGTTCCTGCCTCCATAAGCACTGACATTGGTTATGTGCTCAGAGACGAAGGAAGCAGCAGAAACATCTTTGAGTATTTAAATTgttagttttctgttgttttcccttTGCTTCCTCTTGTGTGGGTATGTCTCTTTCTCCCACACTCAGAGGTTGCTGAGGTCAGTAGATTTATGAGGGCATATGACTCTTACTCTACTCTGGTACAATCACTGATTTTTTTGTCTATCTGTTCCACAAACCGATAAAGTCCATGATGGCTAGACCTCTGCTTTATTCAAATTTGACTCCTCAAATTTGGATTTGGAGAAGTAATAATGGCATTtggttttgtatattttaaacagtCCTATTATGGAAAATATTCTGGAAGAATACAGATAATGTGACTGCAGCTACATGGGAAATTAGTCAAAGGGCAGCATCTGAGTGCTGCAGACCTGGGTTGAAGGCTGTTGAACAGGGAATGGACACTTACTGATACACTAAACATGATTCATAGAACCTGTAACTATAAACtatactgtgtatatgtcaaaAACTCTTTATAATCTGCTTTAACATTTGGATTTCTCACTCCCTGGCCCAGACCCTGACGCACACAGGTGAGCACTAACTCTCTGCTTGATGGCTGAGTGAATCAAAGGGTAATACAGTGAGTGGGCTCTTGTTTTAGGTTCCTGATACTGCAGAAGGGGAAGTTGAAGTTGCTGAGGTTGAGGGAGACACAGAGGTTCCCTGGTCCAGAACAGAGGACTTGGTGGACTCTGACTCTGCTTTCAACAATGCTATGAGTACAGATTATGCTAGCACTAGGGACTAAAGGTTGAACGAGACACAGTCCCTCCCATCACGGAGCTTATAGTCAGGGGCTCATAAAAGTGCCCAGATAGTGCCCTAAAATGTTCAATACAACTTTTTCTCAccataaaataaatggaagagcATCAACTCTTTTCAGATCCAATCTGTGTCCAAACCAGAACACGACTCTGAATTCCCAGAAGACAATGCTTAACCTCTCCAACGGGGGTGTCTAGATGTCTAGAGAGCAGGGGACTTCTTTTTGGAAGGTCAAAAAACATGGAGGAAAAAGGGAGCTGGCCCAGGTCTACAGCCACAGACACAGCCAGGACACCTATGTCTCCTCACCCTCATTGAGGCTGCTGGAACCACCTGGGATGAGACCTCTAGGTCTTCAGCCTACAGTCCTAAAATAATAATAGAGGAAACAGCAGCCAatgtttaaagaaatggaaatgtggGAACGTTAGTGATGAATTCAAAGAGCTAAGGAGGACAGaaaaacttaaggaaaaaaaaaacaaaatcacctaAAATAATATAGCTGTTAAGTGAATTATAGCAGATgcaacaattatatatatattttaaaaacacagaatgcCATTTATAGTTTACTGTTAAATATAGTAAGTAATTGAAAAAATCACACTATATGTATGCCATTCTAAGTTTTAACAATCTGTATATGCATAGAAAAATGTCCACAGGATTTACATTGCACTATTAATGAGGCCTATCTTaagatattgggcttccctggtggctcaaagtatccacctgccaatgcgggagatgtgggttcgatccctaggtcaggaatatcccctggagaagaaaatagcaacccactccagtcttcttgcctggaaaaatcccatggacagaggagactggtgggctacagttcatgaggtcacaaagagtcggaaatgacttaagtgactaaacaacaaagaagcTTAAGGTTTTAGGAATGCACACaactaaatttttctttttcttttagtttatggTTGGTAAAGTTTTTAATCAAATAATGTCATTCTTGaaacaagaaaatacatttaacaataaaaagtcgtaaaataaaaatgactgtaCAGTCACATATCCGTCACCCATAATAAGGGTTGTCAGAATACGCTCTGAACAACTGGATCAGAGGGGGTCCCCTTCCCTGGAGTCTTGTACCTTTCAGGACGGAACTCCTCAGGCTCTGGCCAGAACTCTGGGTCTCTGTGAAGCACGAAGATTGGCACTGTTGCTGTTGTCCCTTTGGGAATGGACACCCCATGGATTTCCACATCCTTCTTACAGACCCTCTCCAGTCTAACAACAATTGGGAACATTCTGAGAGTCTCATTCACCACCATGTCAAGATACTCCATCTGTGCCAGGACATCGTAGGTTGGAGGCGCctgggaagagaaaaacagattttgataaattaaaaagaatttggaTCACCCTTGAACGCTATCTATATAGTCCTATTGAAATGTTAGGAGCTCCAGGGAATAATTTAAATTGGTAAAGGACCTTTTAGTATTTATAGACATTACTATCATGTCCTTTGACCTCTCAATGCCCATTGACGGTACAGTAGTTATGACAATAGAAGAAATTTGGGACAATCGTCTAAACAGTGTGAAATACCACAGGTTATCAGGAAGTGTATTTTCTCTCTCATGAGAACAAACATGACCAACAGACTAGGACCCTTACTCTTAAGTGAAAAAGGCCAAGtcacaatttctttttaaaatgaggcCATACATCTGTACAAAGGAAAGAAGGTGTAACAGAGCAAATACCCTATTCAACATATAGGTTCTTAGATAAATACTGTTGATTGCTTATTCTCTTCATTATACATATACAGTCCAGAAACAATATATGAAAACTCTATAAATAACTTGGGGAGAAACTTTCTAAACCAAATCTGCAAATGAATGAGAACACAATTTCAGATGCAAGGAAGTTACAAGAGGATCAGAACCCCACCCTCTGCTGCTAGAAGAGTCTCCTATTGTCCCTGTGGGTGTGACCCTAAGGTCTGAAGGTCTAAACAAGCCACTCCAGCCCCAGGGACCAGCTCTCCACACACCACAAAGAACTCCAGTTTCGGCTGAGATTTGAGACCACTGGGGGTGATACATGGCTGTCAAGTGGGGTTATACTTAAGGAGCAGCATTGTAGAAGGTAAGAATGCCTCAGGAGccaaccccatggatcacagcatgGATCATAGATCACCAGCAGGCACACGACTAGTGCCTGGAAGTGTTCCATCTCCCTGTGGCTCAGGTTCTCATGTGACACACGGAGACAGTTGAGGCTGACACTCCATAAGGCTGTGTGGCAGAGACACTCACTGCTCACCCAGCACCCAAGTCGGCCCCATTTTCCCCATTCCACTTGAAGTCAAGGCCAAATCAGCCAACAGGCTGTGAGGTGATTATGTCAGTTCAGAGACAAATCATTTGAACCCTGGAAAGCAACTCTCGCGTTCCTTATTCCACAGATGACAAGAAGGTCTCATGTTCCGGATAAGGCAGCTACAAGATGGCGGAAGCTCTGAGTCGGTTTTCCTGAGTGACTCTGTGAAGCAGAGCTATCCATTCCATCCTCCACTAACAATCCATGTTGAGTCTGTAGACATAGACTGAAGTAAACCTTTGCTATGAAAGCCCCTGAGATTCCAGGGCTTGTCCATTACTGAGGAATAACCCACCTCTCCTGACTAataatttctcaaaaattaaacacattcaTAAATACAAAGTATTTAGAACAGACATATATAGTAAGAAGTACATATTAGCCAGTAGTAGTATTATTGTTAAGTATTCTTATAAAAAGGAGAGAATGTAATGCCTTAGCTAGTCTTGGTCTGTTAACAGCTTTTCGATCTTCTTGTAATCAAGAGAATCCCAATATGGGATTTATCAGAGAAGAAATATCCTCTCTAATTTATGCAGACCCTACAAAGTATTTGAAGGACCTAGGATTTGAAAGGTCATAAGACTTGTCCAAAACCAGTCAGGTCTCATACTCATGTCCTCTGTTTCCTACTGTATATCCTTTCTTGTACACCAGGCTCCACCTAGGCTATAGTTTACTCAGGGCAGTAGACTGAATTAATGGTCCCAATTCTCCACCATTTCCTCTGTCCATTCCCTTTGCCTTTAACTCTGCGATGCCCTCCCATTCTGACTCAGGTTGGTCAGGTGGCTCACTTTGAACCTGTGGAATACTCGCTAACTGTAAGGCTAGCAGAATTTTGAAAGTCACCCATGGGATTAGGCCTCTTGCTCATGACATCTACCACTGCCTTGAGAAGCAGACATGTGGAGATTGAGACAAGTGAGGAGCATGTGTGGAGTTGAGTCAGTCCAACTTAGCTAAGGGCAGCCAAGATCAGCCAACACACAGACCACAGTAAGTCCAGCCAACATCAATAAATGTGCAGAcaccatgaacttgggcaaactctgagagatagtgagggacagggaggcctggcatgctgtaatccatggagtcacagagtccaaaacgacttagcaactgaacaacaacaaattcagaCACCAGAGTAGTAAGTGATGCCACTGAAGTTCTGTGAATTTTAGTTGGGATTATTCTGATAACTCTGGACCAGCACTTTTTTCAAAGTACTTATATTGCTGTGAGTAGCATGAAGTACTTatgttttctccctttgttttgtATGCTATACATCCTTCCTAAATGTGTGGTGCCCAATTGCTTAGTCTtccccaactctttgcgatcccatggactgtagcctaccaggctcctctgtacatggatttcccaggcaagaatactggagtgcgttgccatttcctattccaggggatcttcccaacccaggtattgaacccgcatctcctgcattggcaggaggattggATTCCTTTCCAATGTACTACCTGGGAATGGAGGTAAATGATTTGATGCTTATGCTTTGGGCCAAAACCTCCTAATAAGGAGGGAGAAGACAATCATGCTAAGGCCTCACCTGCCCCCTCTCTCTCCAGGTATCATCACTCACCTTATTGGGGAAAGTCACGTCGATTTCCTCCTGCAACTTCTGCTGAACATCAGGGTGAGTGgccaaaatatacaaaaggaaggaaagagtatTGCTAGTGGTCTCATAGCcagcaaaaataaagataatacttTGGGCCATGAGTTCTTGGTCAGAGAGAGCTAAAAAGAAAGTCAAGACATTTTAGGTAAAGCATGGCAATGTAAAAATCACAGTTAAGATGATGAGACATTTCAGTGTAATTCCCAAACCCTTAGGGGAATAATGTAAAAGCAATTCAGAATCAAACTGAGAGCGATTTCCACTGTGTCTGCCTCACAAAGCCAAGAAAAAGCCAAGAGCTGTCTTAATCCAGTTTTTCCCAAGTCTCTACTATTCTTGGCCCTCTGTTCCTGGCAATACCACAGCCCCACCAACACAGCTGGGTAATTTCAAGAGATAGCTCTTCTGTCTAAAATCTACAGTGTTATCAGTATGTCCCttagaaaactgtaaaagaaCTTTAGCTCCAAGTAAAATGGAGTACTGTTCccttctagaatattttaaattattccaCTTAAGGTacagtttgattttgttttgttttgtttttcgaGAGATTTACAATACTAAGGCTATATGGTAGGGGAAATTAAGTTATATTTTATCAAAACTTGTTTACAGGAACATAAGAGTATAATACTGGGCTACAGTTAAACTCCTGTTACTCAAAGAGTGGTCCATGGACCAGAAGCATGAGCAGGATCTAGAAGCCTAATACAAATTCAGAGTCTCAAATCCCAAAAACCTAGAACTATGGAAACAACACATGAACTTTCATGAGATGTGGAGATGTGTGTGCACAATGTAGCCTGAGAAGCATGGATTGTGCCCTTGAGAGTCATCAGGTGATAGAAGACCTGGGGCACAAGTCTTCAAGGGGATGTTCAAGATATGTACAGACGCtacataaatcaataaaaaactTGAAGAGTTGTGATGATCCTAGTCTAATCATTGGCATTAAAATAGCAGAAGAAAGAATGTGTGCATATAAGGACATAGGCAAGTgtgaaatatagaaaaattagGTCCAGGGAATAGAATGAGCAATGCTGATTCAACTCTGGCCTGAACGTCATCCTCTCACTATACAACCGctccttctgcttttctttattcttacCAAACAGCCCTGTGATTATACACTggtctccatttttattttctcccgaGAGACCAAGCATTCTCAGGCTCTCAGCTATTTGATGGGACTGAAGTAGGATCTTTGTTACTGACAGCACTCAACTCAACGTAGTACCTGCCCCAAACAAGTGATTAGCAATAAAAGCAATGCAAAATGAGTGCAATAAAGATCTACAAAGTTCTAATTCCCCAGTGATGATATCTGTGATGCTACTGTCAACAAATTCAACCATCCAAACCATAAATTTTTTCTCCAGTTAGCATAAACTGCGTAATAGTCAAAGTTTAGAGTTGTGCTAATATATGATTCTTCAaattttaattgattaattacaATTTAGTATTCAGGTTTCAGTGGCACTAGTCACATGTCAAGTCCTCAACAGACACTTATGTCTAGTGATTACTATATTGAACAGAgcagatacagaatatttccttCATCACAGAAAGTTGTATTGAATCATGTACTTAGAAAAATATTAGATATAATAATAGATAGATATAAGTAGGTATATaaacagatatagatatattGAGAATGGGATGCAGCCAGTTTATCCCTGCTTTCAAGaacaaattttacaaaattcatAATTTTGTGATATGGTTATCAATCCATTGGTAGCTTCAGATTAATCATATAGGAGTATTCATGTCATAGAATTAAAACACACCAGGGTCTTTTTGTCTGAGAGAGAGGGAGCATGTTTATATCAGTGATTTGTGGTAGACacagaaatctttttttatttttacataagtGTAGAAATATTTGGTGTTCTGACAGTTGTCCACTGAGATGATCTAGAAGCAAAGAAACCCTAGAAGCAATGAGCATTCCTAGAACCCAAATGTTGGGTTCTAAACACCATTTCTCACTAAATGGAACCAGAACTTCTTAGAGAAATGGCTTATTCCAGGGGAAATAGAAGAGAAAGCTGGAATGCCTTACATTAGGAAGTGAGGAAGTTCTtggaaaatgataaatgaaaaagatacagGATACTCTGAACACCATTACAGTCATGGACACACATcattatacatttatcaaaacccacagaatgtacaatacCAATGTTGGACCCAGGTGGGAACTATTGTCTTTAGGTGATAATAATGTATCAGTGTAGGTTCATTGATTATAACAAGTGTATCACTCCAGTATGGACTTCAGATATTGAGGAAGGCTGTATGTAGGTGGGGGCAGAATGTATTTTGGTAAACTCTCTATTCTTCACTCaattatgctttttaaatttctgctaAAAAATCGCCTATTGAAAAAAATgtctaaggagaaaaaaagtaaaatatatataggaGCCCACTTGAAAGGGCTCCAGTGGACAAACCTgacaatttgaaaattaaattgaagAGTGATGTGAGTGAGTAAGTTAGTTATATATAAGattatactgatataaataaataaatgattggggGAGAATGGAGAGCTCTCCCCATGAAAGAACATCAGCTCATAAACACAGAAGAATGATGGGTTTTGAAAGGCATCATGTTGTAATCATCATAGTTACAACGGTTTCAGTAAAAAACCATCCATGAATGATAAAATCAGTGGGTGACAATTTGAAGAGGAACAGAATATTTACAGTCTCAAAGGCTTCTCCCAGAAGTAACATGTTAATgacaaaggggggaaaaatacaCTTTACAGTAGAGTAAGCTGGTGAACACAAGTTTAAAAGTGTTCCAACTTAAGGTCACCAACACTGGGGCAATGTGCCCCCTGATGAATGAAGGGATGAAGCCTTGATGCAAATTTCCAGGCAGAGTTTCTGACTTGGTGGGTCTGGAGGAGCCTGAGAATTGATATTGGAACCAAGCTTCCCAGAGGTTCACCTGTAAGTAATCTACATCATAACTGACTTCTAAGCATGACATCCTTGTTATACTTGTTCTTCCAGCTCTGAACAAAGTTGCGCCTGCAAACTTCCAGGAAGTACCACAGTCTACTCTTTCTTTCTGCACGAGTGTCTTTCTTCAATTTGGCAGAAATTCCCCTCTGCCTAGAAAACTTCCGGCACATTTTCAGAACTTCCCCCTACCTCTGTGTCTCCCCATTGTGGCCCCTCTGAAGCTCTCCTTGGTTACCTTTATGATTGTCTGTTTCTTTGGAATTCTGAGAGTTAATCATCAACTGAAGCAAGTCCACACGTGGCtgtaagcagaaaaaaaatttctatgaTAGAAAGTTACTTGTGAAGTCATAGATAAATCAGGAGTGCAGTATTTAACTTCCTTTGTGAGATTATGGCCCCATAAAGAGCAGAAGTCTGACTGGTATTCCCTGAGTCCTCAGTGAACTAACATTCACCTACAGATCTCAGAGAACACGACGTTTCCCAAAGAGAAACCCAGCCACCATGTCAACTGCTTTTTGGTCCTCACTCTCTCtgatctttggtttctctggCTTTTGAAACAGCTTCCTTGCCAAAGAGTTGCCTCCTGTCTCTTCTGTCACACCTGTTTGCTTAGGAGAAAATCAATGACTttaatcctttttttccttccaattttaaTTCCTAATGAATTACCACACAAATAAATCCCCTCACATTTACAAAGTACTTTGGCAGCTTGTATAGAAGCATCTTCAAGGCCTTGACCCTTTCAGAACTCTATACAGCCTTCAGTGACATACTGGGTACAAAACCTTCTCTCCCCCTGACCTGCAGACATGCTTGTGCTGGCCTCCAGGCTTCATGGAGGCAAAGATGGGTTAACCAGCTTGCAGCCTCATGGCCCAGAGAAGACCCCATGCCCATGCCAGACTAGGAGAGGGCTCCAATTTAACACAGAATTCACTCCACCAGCTGCCTGATGGGGCTTTCCATTACACAATCTATAATATAGGAGTCTTGGATTGAaagtgattctttaccagtataACATCTGGGGCATCTATAATATcagtaaaatcatttttaaacagTAATTCTTATCCTTTAACAGTTTATTGAATGGAAGTGGTAAAGCTTTCACCTCAACAATACTTATGCAATGACATACTAATGTGCATGCCTACTATTAAATTTAATTGTCACTCTCTGgtccattttcttatttcttccccAATCTCAACCTTTCTCATCCCTCCACAATGATATATTAATAACCCCCCAGTTCTAAAATCTATACTTCTCTacgtatctttttaaaaatgcagagaagTTCACAAATCTTATGCGTACAGATGAACAAATTTTCAAAAAGTGAATACCCTCATGTAAACACCACCAGATTTTACCTTTTGATTATCTTTGAGGCGactttcttttatcctttttacAGATTTTGTCAAAAAATTCACAGCGCTTTTTGGAAATATGGTGATATTTAATACTTCAAAGATTGGGACAAGGAATGGAAAGAGTACTATAGAGAAGAGATAACAGAAAAGCACAGTGAAAATTCAAAATTTACACAGCAAGTATAATTTGCTCTATCAATCAGAGAAAGATACCAGAGTTCTCAACCAGAATCACTTCCTGTGTGACTTTTGCTCAGACATACAAGCCAATGACTGAGCAAGGCCAAGTCCACTTATGGGGGCCATCACTATTGTAGTGAAATCAGTGGTCCGTTCGGCCTTTTGGAATGATCAGAAAAAACCGGATTATATTCCTTACCTTCATAGTTTTTTATCTATTGGATTAGAATTTCTTTGGATAAATCACACTATAGTGTGCTACTCTAATTAACCATTTGATGCAAAAACCATTCAAGATAGAAATAAAACAGTATATATCTTTTaaccacaatggaattaaattaaaaatcaataaccaAAATTGGGAAACTCACAAATACATGGAAAATAAACAATACACTCCTAAATAAACAATGAGCTgtatactatataaaaaatacaaccaggaattactttgaaataaattaaaatgaaactatTACTTACCAAAATGAATGGGATGTAGAAAAAACTGTGCTCATTGAAAAGTTTAAGGCTGtaaatatctactttttttttttctttttctttttcgcAGTGGCAGTGACCGCGGCGCGCCACGCCGCGCGCCACCCCGGCCCCTCAGGGGGACGGCGGAGTTTGGGGGAGACGGGAGGCACCTCCCGACTCCCCGCGGGCCCGACCGCCCCGACCCCAAGGCGGACGGGCGACCCCCCCAGGGGTCTTTAAACCTCCGCGCCGGGACGCGCTAGGTACCTGGAAAGGGGGAGGCGGGCGAGGGGCACGGCGCGCCCCACGGGCCACCGCCCCGACGTCGACCACCAAAACCACCGCGTCCCCCACACACCCGCGGCCGCCCGCGGGCCTCGGCGCTGCCGGCCCGTGACGCATGGGGGCCTCACCGTGCACCGGTCCGACCGCGCCCGGAGGGTCCCCGCCGACGCCAGACGACCAACCCCCACACGTTCCCCGCTCCCCCCGGAACGGGGCAGAGctctcctctccccgccccccccacctcgCACACTCCGGCCCCCTTCCCGGGAACCCCGTCCCACTCTCTTCCCCCGTCCACCGGGGCCCCCCCTAACCCGCGCCCGCGTTCCCAGGCAcccttcccccccaccaccaccgagGGCAGAAGGGAAGGGGCTCCAACGGGAAGCGTGGCGCCAAGCGGGCAGGGGGACACACGACAGCGGTAAGGGGCGGGCGAGAGGGCGAGAGAACCGGACAGACAGCCGCAGGAGACgtggttggggggcgggggtgggagaaAGCCCCGAGGCTCAGAGGGCGGGCGTGGGGAGGTGCCTGGCGACCGCGCGGCAGGCCCAGAGCAGCGGACGACCGGCGACCGGCCGAGGCAGACCCAGTCCAGGGCCGGCGGCGGGAGGCGACGGGGGAAGGCGAGCGGCCCCCGCGACGGGGAGCCGCCAACCCGTCACGCCGCACAGCCCGCGAGACGCGACCGGAGGACCCACAACGTGCGGTCCCGCAGGCCGGTGGGGAAAGGAAGGCAGTCGTGGCCGGCGCCACGGGCGAAGGcgcgtggggtgggggtgggggcgcgcgGAGCGCccccattcccaccccccaaacccaaCCTCGAGGGACGTGGCGGGGAGGGTCCGGGCGGGAAGAGGGACACAACACACCCCCGGGAGACGACGCCGCCGACCCGGCCGGGggtgtctctccctctccccccttttttccccttcccatcccGCGCCGCACGGGTGTAGCAATtatctacttttaaaaagaacaaagatctCAAGTCATGAGCCTAAATTTCCACCCTAACTCACTGAAAAAGGAAGAGCAACCTCAACCTAAATCtagaagaagaaattaataaagacaagagcagaaacaaatgaaacagagagaataaaaacaatctagaaaatcaatgaaaccaaaagctaaTTCTTTGAAAAGAACTTTTAagctagtgaagtgaaagttactcagttttgTCTAACTCTTtatcaccccatggactacacagtttacggaattctccaggccagaatactggagtgggtatctttcccttctccaggggatcttcccaacccagggatcgatcccaggtctcctgcacttcaggtggattatttaccagttgagccacaagggaagcccaagaatacaggagtgagtagcctatcccttctccagtggatcttcccaacccaggaattgaaccagggtctcctgcactgtaggtggattctttaccaactgagctatcagggaagccctttgaagctagatagaccaaaaaaataaaaagagagagagagaactcaaATATGTAGCATCCCAATGAAAGAGGAGAGATTACTGTTGACATTAAAAGAATACCAGGAACAAGGTTCACCAATAAATTAGATAACTTAGAGGAAGTGGACAAATTCCTTAAAAGACATGAAGTACAGAAGCTAACTCGAAAAGAAAGAGACAGTCTGAATTTTTCCACTAAAAATGATTAaacaggaaggttgattcctccagcttcattcttctttctcaagatt
This genomic window contains:
- the LOC122701844 gene encoding cytochrome P450 3A24 isoform X2: MWGIFDGKQPRLVITDPDVIKTVLVKECYSVFTNRRVFGPLGIMKNAVSMAEDEQWKRIRTLLSPTFTSGKLKEMFPIIRQYGDVLVRNLRKEAEKGTSVDLKDVFGAYSMDVITSTSFGVNIDSLGNPQDPFVDNAKKLLRFNILDPFLLSVVLFPFLVPIFEVLNITIFPKSAVNFLTKSVKRIKESRLKDNQKPRVDLLQLMINSQNSKETDNHKALSDQELMAQSIIFIFAGYETTSNTLSFLLYILATHPDVQQKLQEEIDVTFPNKAPPTYDVLAQMEYLDMVVNETLRMFPIVVRLERVCKKDVEIHGVSIPKGTTATVPIFVLHRDPEFWPEPEEFRPERFNKKNKDSINPYVYLPFGTGPRNCIGMRFAIMNMKLALVRVLQNFSFKPCKETQIPLKINRQGIIRPEKPIVLKVVLRDETISGA